In the Geobacter sp. FeAm09 genome, one interval contains:
- a CDS encoding YgcG family protein: protein MRLRNIFILALLVLLPLPLPALDVPQLNGRVNDYARLLSPETAQRLEQKLAAFERGSSTQIAVLTVPTLQGDDIDQFSIRVAEQWKLGQKGRDNGVLLILAQAERRVRIEVGMGLQGVLPDITASHIIRDVMRPHLKSGNFDQGITAGIDAIIAATAGEFKATPQDAGKRAHKKSSSSLPVLLLLIAVVAVLLGAFSRYLSGLAGAIGLPLAAFLAFPGLGLVMLLILAGVGLVVGFLLSLLFSGMFGGGGGGGFYGGGWGGGGFYGGGGGSSGGDGGFSGGGGDFDGGGSSDDY, encoded by the coding sequence ATGAGGTTACGCAACATATTCATACTGGCGCTTCTGGTGCTCCTGCCTCTCCCGTTGCCGGCCCTCGATGTACCGCAGCTCAACGGCAGGGTCAACGATTATGCCCGGCTGCTGTCGCCCGAAACCGCGCAGCGGCTGGAGCAGAAACTGGCCGCTTTCGAACGCGGTTCTTCCACCCAGATAGCCGTGCTGACCGTCCCCACCCTCCAGGGGGACGATATCGACCAATTCTCCATCCGCGTGGCCGAACAGTGGAAGCTCGGGCAGAAGGGGAGGGACAACGGCGTGCTGCTGATCCTGGCCCAGGCCGAGCGCAGGGTGCGCATCGAGGTCGGCATGGGACTCCAGGGGGTGCTGCCGGACATAACCGCCAGCCATATCATCCGTGACGTCATGCGTCCCCATCTCAAATCCGGCAACTTCGACCAGGGCATCACCGCCGGCATCGACGCCATCATCGCCGCGACCGCGGGTGAATTCAAGGCCACTCCCCAGGATGCGGGCAAACGGGCTCATAAAAAAAGCTCGTCCTCGCTCCCGGTGCTCCTCCTGCTGATCGCTGTCGTGGCCGTCCTGCTCGGCGCCTTTTCCCGCTACCTGAGCGGCCTGGCCGGGGCGATCGGTCTGCCGCTGGCCGCATTCCTGGCCTTTCCCGGCCTGGGCCTGGTGATGTTGTTGATCCTGGCCGGCGTCGGCCTCGTGGTGGGATTCCTGCTCAGTCTCTTGTTCTCCGGCATGTTCGGCGGGGGGGGCGGAGGCGGTTTCTACGGCGGAGGATGGGGAGGCGGCGGTTTTTACGGCGGCGGGGGTGGTTCATCCGGTGGCGATGGCGGTTTTTCCGGCGGGGGCGGCGACTTCGACGGCGGCGGGTCGTCGGACGATTATTGA
- the ruvA gene encoding Holliday junction branch migration protein RuvA yields the protein MIALLTGVIAHKSPDHIILDVHGVGYRVLIPFSTYYELPEEGGTASLHIHTSVREDAIHLYGFRTRLEKSFFQLLISVSGIGPKMARDILSNIQPGPLAQALVQGDVLKLSAIPGIGKKTAERLALELKDKAGKLDLASAPVLEAREVPAEGVVDDVVSALLNLGYKEPQVRKALGGLDAAGGATVEELLKQALKILMK from the coding sequence ATGATCGCACTGCTGACCGGGGTTATTGCCCATAAATCGCCCGACCACATCATCCTCGACGTACATGGTGTCGGCTACCGGGTGTTGATCCCCTTTTCCACCTACTACGAACTGCCCGAGGAGGGGGGGACCGCCTCGCTCCACATCCATACCAGCGTGCGTGAGGACGCTATCCACCTGTACGGTTTCCGCACCCGTCTGGAAAAATCCTTTTTCCAACTGCTGATCTCGGTTTCGGGCATCGGCCCCAAGATGGCCCGCGACATCCTCTCCAATATTCAGCCCGGCCCGCTTGCCCAGGCCCTTGTTCAGGGGGATGTCCTCAAGCTCTCCGCCATTCCGGGCATCGGCAAGAAGACCGCCGAGCGCCTGGCCCTGGAGTTGAAGGACAAGGCCGGCAAGCTCGATCTCGCCTCCGCCCCGGTCCTGGAGGCGCGGGAGGTGCCGGCGGAGGGTGTCGTGGATGACGTCGTCTCGGCGCTGCTCAACCTGGGGTACAAGGAGCCGCAGGTGCGCAAGGCCCTGGGGGGACTTGACGCCGCAGGGGGCGCCACGGTGGAGGAGTTGCTCAAGCAGGCCCTGAAGATCCTGATGAAGTAG
- the ruvC gene encoding crossover junction endodeoxyribonuclease RuvC, translating into MRVLGIDPGSRITGYGIVEQQGNRLVHVDNGAIFTDSAADFPGRLKRIFDGLCSVIAQYRPEEVAVENVFFSTNAQSALKLGQARGAAIVAAVHAGLPVAEYTALQVKQAVVGQGRAEKSQVQKMLKALLGLPEIAQADASDALAVAVCHINSAALKQMTGSAKPASRKPRSWRDMKL; encoded by the coding sequence ATGAGGGTATTGGGCATCGATCCCGGTTCGCGCATCACCGGTTACGGTATCGTGGAACAGCAGGGAAACCGTCTCGTTCACGTTGACAACGGCGCTATCTTCACCGACAGCGCCGCTGATTTTCCCGGCCGCCTGAAACGGATCTTCGACGGCCTTTGCTCCGTCATCGCCCAGTACCGGCCCGAGGAGGTGGCGGTGGAAAACGTCTTCTTCTCGACCAATGCGCAGAGCGCCCTCAAGTTGGGCCAGGCGCGGGGGGCGGCCATCGTGGCGGCGGTGCATGCCGGCCTGCCGGTGGCCGAATATACGGCGCTCCAGGTCAAGCAGGCGGTGGTGGGGCAGGGGAGGGCCGAAAAAAGCCAGGTGCAGAAGATGCTCAAGGCGCTTTTAGGGTTGCCCGAGATCGCCCAGGCCGACGCCTCCGACGCCTTGGCGGTGGCGGTCTGCCACATCAACTCCGCCGCCCTGAAACAGATGACCGGGAGCGCTAAACCGGCGTCGCGGAAACCTCGCTCCTGGAGGGACATGAAGCTATGA
- a CDS encoding polyprenol monophosphomannose synthase: MKAIVVIPTYNERDNIIRLSGEILAQHPDLHILFVDDNSPDGTGKLADELAAGNGRISVIHRSGKLGLGSAYRAGFKEALAKGADYLIEMDADFSHSPTVLPVFLEAIQNADLVVGSRYLNGVSVVNWPIRRLMLSFFASVYTRFVTGLRVKDCTSGFKCFRRSVIEAFDLDSVKSDGYSFQIEMNYRCMEKGFRIVEVPIIFIDRHAGTSKMSGKIVREAVTMVWKLRLGTFFRRLVGKG; encoded by the coding sequence TTGAAAGCCATCGTCGTCATTCCCACCTACAACGAGCGGGACAACATCATCCGCCTTTCCGGAGAGATACTCGCCCAGCATCCCGATCTGCACATATTATTCGTGGATGACAATTCGCCCGACGGCACCGGAAAACTGGCCGACGAACTGGCCGCCGGGAACGGGCGAATCAGTGTGATCCACCGCTCCGGCAAACTCGGCCTCGGGTCTGCCTATCGGGCGGGCTTCAAGGAGGCCCTGGCCAAAGGGGCCGACTACCTGATCGAGATGGACGCCGATTTCTCCCATTCCCCGACGGTGCTCCCGGTCTTTCTCGAGGCCATCCAGAACGCGGACCTGGTCGTGGGGTCGCGCTACCTCAACGGCGTCAGCGTCGTCAACTGGCCCATCCGCCGCCTGATGCTCAGCTTCTTCGCCAGTGTCTACACCCGCTTTGTGACCGGCCTTCGGGTCAAGGACTGTACGAGCGGGTTCAAATGTTTCCGCCGTTCCGTGATCGAGGCCTTCGATCTGGACAGCGTCAAGTCGGACGGCTACTCGTTTCAGATAGAGATGAACTACCGCTGCATGGAAAAGGGGTTCAGGATCGTCGAGGTGCCGATCATCTTCATCGACCGGCATGCGGGCACCTCGAAGATGTCCGGCAAGATCGTCCGGGAGGCGGTCACCATGGTGTGGAAGCTCCGTTTGGGGACGTTTTTCAGGCGTCTGGTCGGGAAAGGATAA
- the amrS gene encoding AmmeMemoRadiSam system radical SAM enzyme, whose amino-acid sequence MREALFYEKLPNDVVECFLCRHHCRIAPGKRGICRVRENRAGRLMSLVYGRVVAEHVDPVEKKPLFHVLPGTTSYSIATVGCNFRCRHCQNYTIAQYEPGPAAEVPGQTTTPEQVVERALRNGCRSISYTYTEPTVFCEYALDCARLASAAGLKNIFVTNGYITPRALDAVAPVLDAANIDLKGFTDDFYRRVAGARLAEVLECIRDYRRRGIWLEITTLVIPGENDSDEQLDGIARFIAEELGPDVPWHISRFFPQYRMTDREPTPPASLERAIEAGRRAGLRYLYVGNLAGGRENTDCPACKATVVRRGGFQVLDNRLAGNACPQCGMELAGIFV is encoded by the coding sequence ATGCGCGAAGCTCTTTTCTACGAAAAGCTGCCCAACGATGTCGTCGAATGCTTCCTGTGCCGTCACCACTGCCGGATTGCCCCCGGAAAACGCGGTATCTGCCGTGTCCGGGAAAACCGGGCCGGCCGGCTCATGTCCCTGGTGTATGGCCGGGTGGTGGCCGAACATGTGGACCCGGTGGAAAAGAAACCGCTCTTCCATGTCTTGCCCGGCACCACGAGCTATTCCATCGCCACGGTGGGGTGCAATTTCCGCTGCCGCCACTGCCAGAACTACACCATCGCCCAGTACGAGCCGGGTCCCGCCGCGGAAGTCCCCGGCCAGACCACAACGCCCGAACAGGTCGTCGAGCGGGCCCTGCGGAACGGCTGCCGTTCCATCTCCTACACCTACACCGAGCCGACCGTTTTCTGCGAGTACGCCCTCGATTGCGCCCGCCTGGCTTCCGCTGCCGGCCTGAAGAACATCTTCGTCACCAACGGCTATATCACCCCCCGGGCGCTGGACGCGGTTGCCCCGGTTCTGGACGCGGCGAATATCGACCTGAAAGGCTTCACCGACGATTTTTACCGGCGCGTGGCAGGGGCGCGCCTGGCGGAGGTGCTGGAATGCATCCGCGACTACCGGCGCCGCGGGATCTGGCTTGAAATCACGACCCTCGTGATCCCCGGGGAAAACGATTCCGATGAACAACTGGACGGAATCGCGCGCTTCATTGCCGAGGAGCTGGGGCCGGACGTGCCGTGGCATATTTCCCGGTTCTTCCCCCAGTACCGGATGACGGATCGGGAGCCCACGCCGCCGGCGAGCCTGGAGCGGGCGATCGAGGCCGGCCGTCGGGCCGGCCTGCGTTACCTCTACGTGGGAAATCTGGCAGGAGGCCGCGAAAACACGGACTGCCCGGCATGCAAGGCCACGGTCGTCAGGCGCGGAGGGTTCCAAGTACTCGATAACAGGCTTGCCGGCAACGCGTGCCCCCAGTGCGGTATGGAACTTGCTGGAATATTCGTTTGA